A portion of the Toxoplasma gondii ME49 chromosome VIIb, whole genome shotgun sequence genome contains these proteins:
- a CDS encoding ribonuclease H1/H2 small subunit protein (encoded by transcript TGME49_261670): protein MADRTGEGPPGKPGTVEGAVLFGDSSWWEESSSSGVSAGGFGICARSRKRTSPSKRTASSHKPGERSDPDRKTADAGAAEEGASSPSPTPKRKRKLSAAPSSVMGVSVNAAAYWSAAASQWRRRPRVSPASDSAFFSSRVFGDVPALPRDERLGGVAAAHLLPCKISFTGNAPVRRHFRPQVAYAVLGADEAEVPEAQAKEKEDSDTVSTGVEDSRESENLPPASQSTRVRDPNCASPRCADASLVKKGESGKAGGARQAENGAAQTHPLSETAPVVLEALLHGRLLRGLSLPLSHHALPSKGLKKKPEGSADSADASPDRGNGWFLTEGCEGFVVAAAPRQEPDEQVEIDDDDDACEEANSEGKTEKLQTVENPPVAPRKELIPLGALSHLCYWQQETLPSPTDDVMQLLSFMRLATAMHDWRDEMPTPETTEA from the exons ATGGCAGATAGAACAGGCGAGGGACCTCCTGGAAAGCCTGGTACCGTCGAAGGCGCTGTTCTCTTTGGCGATTCCTCTTGGTGGGAGGAGTCCTCTTCATCTGGCGTGTCCGCAGGCGGCTTCGGTATCTGTGCGAGGTCCCGCAAGCGCACGTCGCCTTCGAAACGCACTGCCTCTAGTCATAAGCCAGGCGAACGTAGTGACCCAGACAGGAAGACCGCAGATGCTGGCGCTGCTGAGGAAGGGGCAAGTTCGCCGTCTCCGACcccgaagagaaaacggaagctGTCAGCTGCCCCCTCAAGCGTCATGGGTGTCAGCGTGAACGCTGCAGCGTACTGGagcgctgctgcctctcaATGGCGACGACGGCCACGCGTGTCTCCAGCCTCAGACTcagcgtttttctcgtctcgcgtCTTTGGCGACGTACCCGCACTCCCGCGAGACGAACGACTCGGAGGAGTTGCCGCTGCACATCTGCTTCCCTGCAAAATCTCCTTCACTGGAAACGCGCCCGTCAGACGACACTTCCGGCCTCAGGTCGCCTACGCAGTTCTCGGtgcagacgaggcagaggtACCTGAGGCGCAagcaaaggaaaaagaggattCAGACACGGTTTCCACGGGTGTCGAAGACTCCCGTGAGTCCGAGAACCTTCCGCCAGCTTCTCAGTCGACACGGGTGAGGGATCCTAACTGTGCGTCTCCAAGGTGTGCAGACGCCTCTCTGGTCAAGAAGGGCGAAAGTGGAAAAGCCGGCGGCGCGAGACAGGCTGAAAACGGAGCTGCACAGACTCATCCGCTGAGCGAGACGGCACCCGTCGTTCTCGAGGCCCTTCTTCACGGCCGGCTGCTTCGCGGCCTGTCTCTGCCACTTTCTCACCATGCCCTTCCTTCGAAGggactgaagaaaaaaccgGAAGGAAGCGCTGACTCTGCGGACGCCTCCCCTGACAGGGGAAACGGATGGTTCTTGACCGAGGGTTGTGAAGGCTTCGTGGTAGCGGCTGCGCCAAGACAGGAGCCAGACGAGCAAGTGGAGatcgacgacgacgacgacgcaTGCGAAGAGGCAAATTCAGagggaaaaacggagaaactgCAGACCGTTGAGAACCCGCCGGTCGCCCCGAGAAAGGAACTTATTCCTCTAGGTGCACTGAGTCACCTCTG CTACTGGCAGCAGGAGACGCTGCCCAGTCCCACGGACGACGTGATGCAGCTCTTGTCATTTATGCGGCTGGCGACTGCA ATGCACGACTGGCGAGACGAGATGCCCACGCCCGAGACGACTGAAGCATGA